The following are from one region of the Vitis riparia cultivar Riparia Gloire de Montpellier isolate 1030 chromosome 9, EGFV_Vit.rip_1.0, whole genome shotgun sequence genome:
- the LOC117922484 gene encoding tyrosine-sulfated glycopeptide receptor 1, with product MWLLRSQIHSPLYRSSCHSHSLCDSGSYSSRLLVLLLLLLSCFVSSHQACHHLDRASLLSFSRDISSPPSAPLNWSSFDCCLWEGITCYDGRVTHLRLPLRGLSGGVSPSLANLTLLSHLNLSRNSFSGSVPLELFSSLEILDVSFNRLSGELPLSLSQSPNNSGVSLQTIDLSSNHFYGVIQSSFLQLARNLTNFNVSNNTFTDSIPSDICRNSPLVRLMDFSYNKFSGQVPLGLGDCSKLEVLRAGFNSLSGLIPEDIYSAAALREISLPVNSLSGPISDAIVNLSNLTVLELYSNQLIGNLPNDMGKLFYLKRLLLHINKLTGPLPASLMDCTKLTTLNLRVNLFEGDISLIKFSTLQELSTLDLGDNNFTGNLPVSLYSCKSLTAVRLANNRLEGQILPDILALQSLSFLSISKNNLTNITGAIRMLMGCRNLSTVILTQNFFNERLPDDDSILDSNGFQRLQVLGLGGCRFTGQVPTWLAKLSKLEVLDLSLNQITGSIPGWLGTLPSLFYIDLSSNLISGEFPKEIIRLPRLTSEEAATEVDQSYLELPVFVMPNNATNLQYNQLSNLPPAIYLRNNSLSGNIPTEIGQLKFIHILDLSYNNFSGSIPDQISNLTNLEKLDLSGNHLSGEIPGSLRSLHFLSSFNVANNSLEGAIPSGGQFDTFPNSSFEGNPGLCGPPLQRSCSSQPGTTHSSTLGKSLNKKLIVGLIVGICFVTGLILALLTLWICKRRILPRGESEKSNLDTISCTSNTDFHSEVDKDTSMVIVFPSNTNGIKDLTISEIFKATDNFNQENIIGCGGFGLVYKAILENGTKLAIKKLSGDLGLIEREFKAEVEALSTAQHKNLVSLQGYCVHDGIRLLIYSYMENGSLDYWLHEKTDGSPQLDWRTRLKIAQGASCGLAYMHQICEPHIVHRDIKSSNILLNDKFEAHVADFGLSRLILPYHTHVTTELVGTLGYIPPEYGQAWVATLRGDVYSFGVVMLELLTGKRPVEVFKPKMSRELVGWVQQMRSEGKQDQVFDPLLRGKGFEEEMLQVLDVACMCVSQNPFKRPTIKEVVNWLENVGNNPQAPK from the coding sequence ATGTGGCTCTTGCGGTCCCAGATTCATTCACCCCTATACCGCAGCAGCTGCCACAGCCACAGCCTCTGCGACAGCGGCAGCTACAGCAGCCGTCTCTTGGTCTTGCTCCTGCTACTGCTCTCTTGTTTTGTCTCTTCTCACCAGGCCTGCCACCACCTGGATCGGGCCTCTCTGTTATCCTTCTCCCGGGACATTTCTTCCCCTCCGTCCGCTCCTCTCAACTGGTCTTCCTTTGACTGCTGCCTCTGGGAAGGGATTACTTGTTACGACGGCCGGGTCACCCATCTACGCCTGCCTTTAAGGGGCCTCAGCGGGGGCGTCTCTCCCTCTCTTGCTAATCTCACCCTTCTCTCCCACCTCAATCTCTCCCGTAATTCGTTCTCTGGTTCTGTTCCCCTAGAATTATTTTCGTCCTTGGAGATTCTTGATGTGAGCTTCAACCGTCTCTCAGGAGAATTACCACTGTCTCTGTCTCAGTCGCCTAACAACTCCGGAGTCTCGCTCCAGACAATAGATTTATCAAGTAATCACTTTTATGGGGTAATCCAATCTTCGTTTCTCCAGCTGGCTAGGAATTTGACCAATTTCAATGTCAGCAACAACACCTTCACAGACTCTATTCCATCTGACATCTGCAGAAATTCTCCCCTCGTTAGGCTCATGGATTTCTCCTACAACAAATTCAGCGGCCAGGTTCCCCTGGGGCTGGGGGACTGTTCCAAACTGGAGGTTCTCCGAGCAGGCTTTAACTCTCTCTCAGGATTGATCCCCGAAGATATTTACAGCGCAGCAGCTTTGCGGGAAATTTCATTGCCAGTCAACAGCCTCTCAGGGCCCATCTCCGATGCCATCGTCAACCTCAGCAACCTAACTGTCCTTGAGCTCTACTCTAACCAGTTGATTGGCAATCTTCCTAACGATATGGGGAAGCTCTTCTACTTGAAACGGCTGCTCCTTCACATCAACAAACTGACTGGTCCTCTGCCTGCATCTCTGATGGATTGCACCAAGCTAACAACACTGAATTTGAGGGTCAACTTGTTTGAAGGAGATATCTCCCTGATTAAATTTTCCACCCTCCAAGAACTGAGCACACTTGACCTCGGCGATAATAATTTCACTGGCAACCTTCCTGTAAGTCTCTACTCGTGCAAGTCACTGACCGCTGTCCGACTGGCCAACAACCGGCTAGAGGGACAGATCTTGCCTGACATACTTGCTCTGCAATCTCTGTCCTTCCTTTCAATCTCCAAAAACAATCTAACCAACATCACTGGGGCAATCAGGATGCTGATGGGTTGCAGAAATCTCAGCACTGTCATTCTTACACAGAACTTTTTTAATGAGCGATTGCCAGATGATGATAGTATTTTAGATTCAAACGGGTTCCAAAGGCTCCAGGTTCTGGGTCTTGGGGGTTGCCGATTCACTGGTCAGGTGCCTACCTGGCTAGCTAAGCTTAGCAAGCTAGAGGTCCTGGACCTGTCTCTTAATCAAATCACAGGCTCAATCCCTGGTTGGTTGGGGACTCTGCCCAGCCTTTTCTATATAGACCTGTCCAGCAACCTTATTTCAGGGGAATTTCCCAAGGAAATTATACGATTGCCAAGGCTGACGTCGGAAGAGGCGGCCACTGAAGTAGACCAGAGTTACCTAGAGTTGCCTGTATTTGTCATGCCCAACAATGCCACTAATCTGCAGTACAATCAGCTCTCCAACCTTCCACCAGCTATATATCTGAGAAACAACAGCCTCAGTGGCAATATCCCTACTGAGATCGGTCAGTTGAAGTTTATTCATATTCTGGATCTCAGCTATAACAATTTCTCTGGCAGCATTCCAGACCAGATATCTAACCTCACTAACTTGGAAAAATTGGACCTCTCGGGAAACCATCTCTCTGGCGAAATCCCAGGGTCGTTGAGAAGCCTCCATTTCTTATCTTCCTTCAATGTTGCAAACAACAGTCTTGAAGGAGCAATACCATCAGGAGGTCAGTTTGATACTTTTCCTAACTCTAGCTTTGAAGGTAATCCAGGGTTGTGCGGTCCACCTCTGCAGCGGTCATGCTCCAGTCAACCAGGAACCACCCATTCCTCTACACTTGGTAAAAGTCTAAACAAGAAACTCATTGTTGGACTCATAGTAGGGATTTGTTTTGTCACTGGGTTAATTCTTGCCTTGCTGACATTATGGATATGCAAGAGGAGAATCCTTCCAAGAGGGGAATCTGAGAAGAGTAATCTGGACACAATTTCCTGCACCTCCAATACAGATTTTCATTCTGAGGTTGACAAGGATACCAGCATGGTCATAGTGTTCCCAAGCAATACTAATGGAATTAAGGATCTCACGATATCTGAGATCTTTAAGGCCACGGACAATTTCAATCAAGAAAACATCATTGGATGCGGGGGCTTTGGTTTGGTTTATAAAGCTATTTTAGAAAATGGGACCAAGCTTGCAATTAAGAAACTTTCAGGAGATCTGGGCTTGATAGAAAGGGAATTCAAAGCAGAGGTTGAAGCTCTGTCCACAGCCCAACACAAGAACCTAGTGTCCCTCCAAGGTTACTGTGTGCATGACGGCATTCGGCTACTGATATATTCCTACATGGAGAATGGAAGTCTGGATTACTGGTTACATGAGAAGACTGATGGTTCACCTCAACTTGATTGGCGGACTCGACTGAAAATAGCACAGGGAGCAAGCTGTGGGCTGGCTTACATGCACCAAATCTGCGAGCCACACATTGTGCATCGTGACATCAAGTCGAGCAACATCCTTCTCAATGACAAGTTTGAAGCACATGTAGCAGATTTTGGATTGTCCAGATTGATTCTCCCTTATCACACTCATGTTACAACAGAGCTAGTAGGTACTCTGGGTTACATACCTCCAGAGTACGGGCAAGCATGGGTGGCTACTTTGAGAGGAGATGTGTACAGTTTTGGGGTTGTCATGCTTGAGCTGCTCACTGGGAAGAGGCCTGTGGAGGTATTCAAGCCAAAAATGTCAAGAGAGTTGGTTGGGTGGGTGCAGCAAATGAGGTCTGAGGGAAAACAAGACCAAGTCTTTGATCCTCTTCTCAGAGGCAAGGGCTTTGAAGAAGAGATGCTGCAGGTGCTTGATGTGGCCTGCATGTGCGTCAGCCAGAATCCTTTCAAGAGACCCACAATCAAGGAAGTTGTTAATTGGCTCGAAAATGTAGGGAACAACCCACAGGCACCCAAGTAA